The following coding sequences are from one Malaciobacter pacificus window:
- the rfbD gene encoding dTDP-4-dehydrorhamnose reductase codes for MLNILVTGSNGQLGSELKELSSNYEYNFFFTTRDDIDITDKENIKSFCEKNSINVIINCAAYTAVDKAEDDIENADKINHKAVKKLAKISKEKNIKLIHISTDYVFDGRNFKPYCEEYQTNPQGVYGKTKLDGETEMININPLNSIIVRTSWVYSFYGNNFVKTMLRLGKEKESLGVIFDQVGSPTYAAHLAYTILEILPKIENSKVEIYNYSNEGVLSWYDFAKEIMKMAKIDCKINPIETYQYPTPAIRPHYSLLNKAKIKKEFDIEVPYWKDGLDDCLKRLGERK; via the coding sequence ATGCTTAATATTTTAGTAACAGGATCAAATGGTCAACTAGGAAGTGAATTAAAAGAACTTAGTTCAAATTATGAGTATAACTTCTTTTTTACTACAAGAGATGATATTGATATTACAGATAAAGAAAATATTAAATCTTTTTGTGAAAAAAACTCTATTAATGTAATTATCAACTGTGCAGCATATACTGCAGTTGATAAGGCTGAAGATGATATTGAGAATGCTGATAAGATAAATCATAAAGCAGTTAAAAAATTAGCAAAGATTTCAAAAGAAAAAAATATTAAATTAATTCATATCTCTACTGATTATGTATTTGATGGAAGAAACTTCAAACCATATTGTGAAGAGTATCAAACAAATCCACAAGGAGTTTACGGTAAAACAAAACTTGATGGTGAAACTGAGATGATAAATATAAATCCATTAAATTCTATTATTGTTAGAACTTCTTGGGTTTATAGTTTCTATGGAAATAACTTTGTAAAAACAATGTTAAGACTAGGAAAAGAAAAAGAGTCTTTAGGTGTAATATTTGATCAGGTTGGATCTCCTACTTATGCCGCACATTTAGCATATACTATTTTAGAGATATTACCTAAAATAGAAAATTCTAAAGTAGAAATTTATAATTATTCAAATGAAGGTGTACTATCTTGGTATGATTTTGCAAAAGAGATTATGAAGATGGCTAAGATTGATTGTAAGATTAATCCAATTGAAACTTATCAATACCCAACTCCAGCTATAAGACCTCATTACTCACTACTAAATAAAGCAAAAATAAAAAAAGAGTTTGATATTGAAGTTCCTTATTGGAAAGATGGATTAGATGATTGTTTAAAAAGATTAGGAGAAAGAAAATAG
- a CDS encoding glycosyltransferase encodes MNKSKNVICIKWGTVYSADDVNKLHNMVKRNSSYNIDFYCFTEDTEGLNEDIIVKPLPILDTIEGYRRKYAYEKEAGLCDDNLGNLNGERVFFFDLDVVIVSSLDDLFSYPKEDKFYIINDWNTKGETVGQATCYSWEVGTLGYIKEYYEKNPKEVVDKFYNASQEYLSSKVIEKYGKLNFWPEDWFCSFRFHCMAKFGPLRHFITPSIPKNMPNLKVINFHGYPKPEDAIKGFWYIKEGQNWKKLYKVCKPTPWIKDYWY; translated from the coding sequence ATGAATAAAAGTAAAAATGTAATTTGTATTAAGTGGGGAACAGTTTATAGTGCTGATGATGTAAATAAATTACATAATATGGTAAAGAGAAATAGTTCTTATAATATAGACTTTTATTGTTTTACAGAAGACACAGAAGGCTTAAATGAAGACATAATCGTAAAGCCTTTACCTATATTAGATACTATTGAAGGATATAGACGTAAGTATGCCTATGAAAAAGAAGCAGGTTTATGTGATGATAACTTAGGAAACTTAAATGGAGAAAGGGTATTTTTCTTTGATTTAGACGTTGTAATTGTTTCTAGTTTAGATGATTTATTCTCTTATCCAAAAGAAGATAAGTTTTATATTATAAATGATTGGAATACAAAAGGTGAAACTGTTGGTCAAGCAACATGTTATTCATGGGAAGTTGGAACTTTAGGTTATATAAAAGAATATTATGAAAAAAATCCTAAAGAAGTAGTAGATAAATTTTATAATGCTTCACAAGAGTATTTATCAAGTAAGGTAATAGAAAAATATGGTAAATTGAATTTTTGGCCAGAGGATTGGTTCTGTTCATTTAGATTCCATTGTATGGCTAAATTCGGACCATTAAGGCACTTTATTACACCTAGTATACCTAAAAATATGCCAAACCTAAAAGTTATAAATTTTCATGGATACCCTAAGCCAGAAGATGCAATAAAAGGTTTTTGGTATATTAAAGAAGGTCAAAATTGGAAAAAATTATATAAAGTGTGTAAACCAACTCCTTGGATAAAAGATTACTGGTATTAA
- a CDS encoding acetyltransferase, which produces MGKTKKLVIIGSGETGLIAYEYFQFDSNYEVVAFSVNSHYISESTINSLPIVPFENLEEKYDPSEYEVYVAISSGKLNRNRTKIYNEAKEKGYKCASYISSKAFVWRNVEIGENCFIFEDNTLQPFVKIGNNVTLWSGNHIGHNTYVRDNCFISSHCVISGFCEIGENSFLGVNCTIENNVKIAKDTFIGAGALIQKDTVEKGLYQTTQTELSKVNTHRLFRIKED; this is translated from the coding sequence ATGGGAAAAACTAAAAAATTAGTTATTATTGGAAGTGGTGAAACAGGCTTAATTGCTTATGAGTATTTCCAGTTTGATTCAAATTATGAGGTAGTAGCATTTAGTGTAAATTCTCATTATATTAGTGAATCTACTATAAATAGCTTACCAATAGTTCCATTTGAGAATTTAGAAGAAAAATATGATCCAAGTGAATATGAAGTTTATGTAGCTATAAGTTCTGGTAAATTAAATAGAAATAGAACAAAAATTTACAATGAAGCAAAAGAAAAAGGATATAAGTGTGCAAGTTATATTAGTTCAAAAGCTTTTGTATGGAGAAATGTAGAAATAGGAGAAAATTGTTTTATATTTGAGGATAATACACTTCAACCTTTTGTAAAAATTGGAAATAATGTAACTTTATGGAGTGGTAATCATATAGGACATAATACATATGTTAGAGATAACTGTTTTATTTCTTCTCATTGTGTTATATCTGGATTTTGTGAAATTGGAGAGAACTCTTTTTTAGGTGTTAATTGTACTATTGAAAATAATGTAAAAATTGCAAAGGATACCTTTATAGGTGCCGGAGCTTTAATACAAAAAGATACAGTAGAAAAAGGACTATATCAAACAACTCAAACAGAATTATCAAAAGTAAATACTCATAGATTATTTAGAATTAAGGAAGATTAA
- a CDS encoding GNAT family N-acetyltransferase, whose product MRIVKYTLEHKNIWNEFIRNSKNSHFFFQRDYMEYHSDRFDDFSLMVFDETDKLIALLPANIKENIMHSHQGLTFGGFLVDDKMKTETMLEIFESLKLFLKEQNIEKIVYKCIPYIYHIKPSEEDRYALFRNDAKLIRRDVTSTIDLTEQVRYSKGRKWTINKAKKESIETFESNDYEAFWKLLTGVLEVNHEAKPVHSLEEIEKLANLFSKNIKLFLAKKDERIVSGALIYENQNIVHTQYLANSEEGRELGALDLLIDYLIKDICKNKKYFDFGISNEDVGRYLNTGLIAQKEGFGARAVVHDFYELEIK is encoded by the coding sequence ATGAGAATAGTTAAATACACACTAGAACATAAAAATATTTGGAATGAATTTATAAGAAATTCTAAAAATAGTCATTTCTTTTTTCAAAGAGATTATATGGAGTATCATAGTGATAGATTTGATGATTTTTCACTTATGGTATTTGATGAAACAGATAAATTAATAGCATTATTGCCAGCAAATATAAAAGAAAATATTATGCATTCCCATCAAGGATTAACCTTTGGTGGTTTTTTAGTTGATGATAAAATGAAAACAGAAACTATGTTAGAGATTTTTGAATCATTAAAACTATTTTTAAAAGAACAAAATATAGAAAAAATTGTTTATAAGTGTATTCCATATATTTACCATATAAAACCATCTGAAGAAGATAGATACGCTTTATTTAGAAATGATGCAAAATTAATACGAAGAGATGTTACTTCAACTATAGATTTAACTGAACAAGTTAGGTATTCAAAAGGTAGAAAGTGGACTATAAACAAAGCAAAAAAAGAATCTATAGAAACTTTTGAATCAAACGATTATGAAGCTTTTTGGAAGCTCCTAACTGGTGTTTTAGAAGTAAATCATGAAGCAAAACCAGTACATTCACTAGAAGAGATAGAAAAATTAGCTAATTTATTTTCTAAAAATATTAAACTTTTTTTAGCTAAAAAAGATGAAAGAATCGTTTCTGGAGCTTTAATTTATGAAAATCAAAATATTGTACACACTCAATATTTAGCTAATAGTGAAGAAGGAAGAGAATTAGGTGCTTTGGATTTATTGATTGATTATTTAATAAAAGATATTTGTAAAAATAAAAAATACTTTGATTTTGGAATATCGAATGAAGATGTAGGTAGATATCTAAATACAGGGCTAATTGCTCAAAAAGAAGGCTTTGGGGCGAGAGCTGTAGTACATGATTTTTATGAATTGGAGATAAAGTAA
- a CDS encoding glycosyltransferase family 2 protein, producing MSELPLVSILIPLYNHEKFIENTLESIKKDKYKQKEVLIINDGSNDNSHEIVLKWIEKNKKEINVIYKYRENKGVRITLNELISLSKGKYIIQFSSDDYLINNTISERVKILENNPSKLMLIADAIVVDDDDNKIFDSANFQLHSGKKENYFSDKTLKKEILYNWSVVGPVYMVNKRIYDKIGYYDPEIYLEDWDYAVRTISKNAILFFDEKVAAYRLHENNTIKNKDAAIKFSESCIKTIEKHGNKFSLKDRLRLWNKARKLKRKVKRLKNGN from the coding sequence ATGAGTGAATTACCATTAGTTAGTATTCTTATTCCTCTTTATAATCATGAAAAATTTATTGAAAATACTTTAGAATCGATAAAAAAAGATAAATATAAACAAAAAGAAGTTTTAATAATTAATGATGGATCAAATGATAATTCACATGAAATTGTTTTAAAATGGATAGAAAAAAATAAAAAAGAAATTAATGTTATATATAAATATAGGGAAAATAAAGGTGTTAGGATAACGTTAAATGAATTGATTTCTTTAAGTAAAGGTAAATACATAATTCAATTTTCAAGTGATGATTATTTGATAAATAATACAATTTCTGAAAGAGTAAAAATATTAGAAAATAATCCTTCTAAATTAATGTTGATTGCAGATGCAATAGTAGTTGATGATGATGATAATAAAATTTTTGATAGTGCAAATTTTCAATTACATAGTGGAAAAAAAGAAAATTACTTTTCAGATAAAACTTTAAAAAAAGAAATTCTTTACAATTGGTCTGTTGTTGGTCCTGTATATATGGTAAATAAAAGAATTTATGATAAAATTGGTTATTATGATCCTGAAATTTATCTTGAAGATTGGGATTATGCAGTAAGAACTATTTCTAAAAATGCAATATTGTTTTTTGATGAAAAAGTTGCAGCTTACAGACTACATGAAAATAACACTATTAAAAATAAAGATGCAGCAATTAAGTTTTCAGAATCATGTATTAAGACCATTGAAAAACATGGAAATAAATTTTCTTTAAAAGACAGACTTAGATTATGGAATAAAGCTAGAAAACTAAAAAGAAAAGTTAAAAGATTAAAAAATGGAAACTAA
- the rfbB gene encoding dTDP-glucose 4,6-dehydratase, producing the protein MFNNNYKTILVTGCAGFIGANFVPYFLEKYENYNVVNLDLLTYAGDLENLKEVEKHPRHKFIKGDICNRELIEFIFQEYDIRGVIHFAAESHVDNSIKNPGVFVQTNVNGTYTLVDVAKKYWMNKPFEYKDEYQNCRFHHISTDEVYGTLSDDPNDLFTETTPYAPNSPYSASKASSDMIIRSYVETFGMNCVITNCSNNYGPKQHDEKLIPTIIRNALNNNPIPIYGDGKNIRDWLYVLDHCKGIDLVYHAGLKGETYNIGGRNERTNLQIVNRICEILDKEVPKEDSTSYKDLITFVEDRAGHDRRYAIDATKLETKLGWKADENFDTGIVKTIQWYLNKYGFSK; encoded by the coding sequence ATGTTCAATAATAATTATAAAACAATACTAGTAACAGGATGTGCTGGATTTATAGGTGCAAACTTTGTGCCATACTTTTTAGAAAAATATGAAAACTACAATGTAGTTAATTTAGACCTTTTAACTTATGCAGGTGATTTAGAAAATCTAAAAGAAGTAGAAAAACACCCTAGACATAAATTTATCAAAGGTGATATTTGTAATAGAGAGTTAATTGAATTTATATTTCAAGAATATGATATCAGAGGTGTAATTCACTTTGCAGCTGAATCTCATGTAGATAACTCTATTAAAAACCCAGGAGTATTTGTACAAACAAATGTAAATGGTACATATACATTAGTTGATGTAGCAAAAAAATACTGGATGAATAAACCATTTGAGTATAAAGATGAATACCAAAACTGTAGATTCCATCATATTTCAACTGATGAAGTATATGGAACACTAAGTGATGATCCAAATGACCTTTTTACTGAAACTACACCTTATGCTCCAAACTCTCCATACTCTGCTTCTAAAGCTTCTAGTGATATGATTATTAGATCTTATGTAGAAACATTTGGAATGAACTGTGTTATTACAAACTGCTCAAATAACTATGGACCAAAACAACATGATGAAAAATTAATTCCAACAATTATTAGAAATGCTCTAAATAATAATCCAATTCCAATATATGGAGATGGAAAGAATATAAGAGATTGGTTATATGTATTAGATCACTGTAAAGGAATTGATTTAGTTTATCATGCTGGATTAAAAGGTGAGACATATAATATTGGTGGGAGAAATGAAAGAACAAATTTGCAGATTGTAAATAGAATTTGTGAAATCTTAGATAAAGAGGTTCCAAAAGAAGATTCTACTTCATATAAGGATTTAATTACATTTGTAGAAGATAGAGCAGGACATGATAGAAGATATGCAATTGATGCAACTAAGTTAGAAACTAAGCTTGGTTGGAAAGCTGATGAGAACTTTGACACTGGTATTGTTAAGACTATTCAGTGGTATTTGAATAAATATGGGTTTTCTAAATGA
- a CDS encoding DegT/DnrJ/EryC1/StrS family aminotransferase — MIPFLDLKSLNAQYRNELIEACTKVIDSGWYVQGNECNEFEKEFAQYCGTKYAVGVANGLDALILILRAYKELGFINNGDEVIVPSNTYIASILAISQNDLVPVLVEPDLNTYLIDSNKIEEKITSKTKAIMPVHLYGQTCDMDKINEIAKKYNLKVIEDSAQAHGAYYKDKRAGNLGDASGFSFYPGKNLGALGDGGAVTTNDEELSDIIRALGNYGSHKKYENLYKGVNSRLDEIQSAMLNVKLRYLDNEIEKRREIANYYLNNIKNDKLILPNVRKDDNHVWHLFVIRTDKRDELQKYLLDNNIQTLIHYPIAPHKQDAYKEWCNDKYLVSEQIHKEVLSLPISGVQNLEQTEKLVEVINNYE, encoded by the coding sequence ATGATTCCATTCTTGGATTTAAAAAGTTTGAATGCTCAGTACCGTAATGAACTAATTGAAGCATGTACAAAAGTAATTGATAGTGGTTGGTATGTTCAAGGGAATGAATGTAATGAATTTGAAAAAGAGTTTGCTCAATATTGTGGAACAAAATATGCAGTTGGCGTTGCAAATGGACTAGATGCATTAATTTTAATTTTACGAGCATATAAAGAATTAGGATTTATAAACAATGGTGATGAAGTAATAGTTCCTTCAAATACTTATATAGCTTCAATTCTGGCAATTTCTCAAAATGATTTAGTACCAGTTTTAGTAGAACCAGATTTAAATACTTATTTAATTGACTCAAATAAAATTGAGGAAAAAATCACTTCAAAAACAAAAGCTATTATGCCAGTTCATCTTTATGGTCAAACTTGCGATATGGATAAAATAAATGAAATAGCTAAAAAATATAATTTAAAAGTTATAGAAGATTCTGCACAGGCTCATGGTGCGTATTATAAAGATAAGAGAGCTGGTAACTTAGGAGATGCTAGTGGATTTAGTTTTTATCCTGGAAAAAATCTAGGAGCATTAGGTGATGGTGGAGCAGTAACTACTAATGATGAAGAATTATCAGATATTATTAGAGCACTTGGTAATTATGGAAGTCATAAAAAATATGAAAATCTTTATAAAGGTGTAAATAGTAGATTAGATGAAATACAATCAGCAATGCTTAATGTAAAGCTTAGATATTTAGATAATGAAATAGAGAAAAGAAGAGAAATAGCAAATTATTATCTTAATAATATAAAAAATGATAAATTAATTCTTCCAAATGTTAGGAAAGATGATAATCATGTATGGCATTTATTTGTGATAAGAACTGATAAAAGAGATGAATTACAAAAATATTTATTAGATAATAATATTCAAACTTTAATTCATTATCCAATAGCACCACATAAACAAGATGCATATAAAGAATGGTGTAATGATAAATATTTAGTTTCTGAGCAAATACACAAAGAAGTTTTAAGTTTGCCAATAAGTGGAGTTCAAAACTTAGAACAAACTGAAAAATTAGTGGAGGTAATAAATAATTATGAGTGA
- a CDS encoding sugar 3,4-ketoisomerase, with amino-acid sequence MTSYKLVDFKTLGDERGSLIAIEEGYNAPFEIKRVYYIFDTKKDVERGFHAHINLKQIAIVVKGSCTFVLDSGENREEIKLENPNKGLFIEGLIWREMKDFSSDCVLVVLASEHYDESDYIRDYDKFLKEVENGKN; translated from the coding sequence ATGACAAGTTATAAGTTAGTAGATTTTAAAACATTAGGTGATGAAAGAGGTTCACTTATTGCAATTGAAGAAGGTTATAATGCGCCATTTGAAATAAAAAGAGTTTATTATATCTTTGATACTAAAAAAGATGTAGAAAGAGGATTTCATGCTCATATAAATCTTAAACAAATTGCAATAGTGGTAAAAGGTAGTTGTACATTTGTTTTAGATAGTGGTGAAAATAGAGAAGAAATTAAACTTGAAAATCCAAATAAAGGTCTTTTTATAGAAGGTCTTATTTGGAGAGAGATGAAAGATTTTAGTTCAGATTGTGTATTAGTTGTTTTAGCAAGTGAACATTATGATGAAAGTGATTATATAAGAGATTATGATAAGTTTCTAAAAGAGGTTGAAAATGGGAAAAACTAA
- the rfbA gene encoding glucose-1-phosphate thymidylyltransferase RfbA yields MKGIILAGGSGTRLYPITKGISKQLTPIYDKPMIYYPLSVLMLSGINEILIITTPDDQQSFKNLLGDGSDYGLKLEYVIQPSPDGLAQAFILGEEFLDGDDACLVLGDNIFYGHGLTQLLSNSIKNIKDENKATVFGYYVNDPHRYGVAGFDENGNVTSIEEKPENPKSNYAVVGLYFYPNDVVKKAKEVKPSERGELEITTLNEMYLHEERLKVELMGRGYAWLDTGTHESMLEASNFIQTIEHRQGLKIACLEEIAYEMGYISKEKLLELAEPLKKNQYGQYLIKRANQPRGMGR; encoded by the coding sequence ATGAAAGGAATAATACTAGCAGGGGGAAGTGGAACAAGACTATACCCAATCACAAAAGGTATATCAAAACAATTAACTCCAATTTATGATAAACCTATGATTTATTACCCACTATCAGTACTAATGCTTTCAGGTATAAATGAAATACTTATTATCACAACCCCTGATGATCAACAAAGCTTTAAAAACCTTTTAGGTGATGGAAGTGATTATGGACTAAAATTAGAATATGTAATCCAACCAAGCCCAGATGGATTAGCTCAAGCATTTATTTTAGGTGAAGAATTCTTAGATGGTGATGATGCTTGCCTTGTTTTAGGTGATAATATTTTCTATGGCCATGGCTTAACTCAACTTCTTTCAAACTCAATTAAAAATATAAAAGATGAAAATAAAGCAACTGTATTTGGATACTATGTAAATGACCCACATAGATATGGTGTTGCTGGATTTGATGAAAATGGTAATGTAACTTCTATAGAAGAAAAACCAGAAAACCCAAAATCAAATTATGCCGTTGTAGGATTATACTTTTACCCTAATGATGTAGTTAAAAAAGCAAAAGAAGTAAAACCAAGTGAAAGAGGTGAATTAGAAATCACAACTCTAAATGAAATGTACCTACATGAAGAAAGATTAAAAGTAGAACTTATGGGAAGAGGTTATGCTTGGCTTGATACTGGAACTCATGAAAGTATGTTAGAAGCATCTAATTTTATTCAAACAATTGAACATAGACAAGGTCTTAAAATAGCTTGTTTAGAAGAAATAGCTTATGAAATGGGATATATCTCAAAAGAAAAACTTTTAGAATTAGCAGAACCATTAAAGAAAAATCAATATGGACAATACTTAATTAAAAGAGCAAACCAACCAAGAGGAATGGGTAGATAA
- a CDS encoding glycosyltransferase family 4 protein has protein sequence MSFTISFKTKTNLISSLLNQENIKELEKKSLFSKLFTSNKNFADIYFHSGNIDKDSIENIKNAKATIVNSQNLKHKVILQTNIDASKVHVVYPSIDLLYDKPKTIKKNLCEELNIDSKKRLILFTSKNFEKAGIKEFIQIVASLGNDNFHVLIAGDKREITTLKFKMSKINLFEHITLLEDYADIDKLFLASDIFILPSHIPNFATNVLKAMFCKCAVFVTSLNDSNELVDIFATMDEPDDRSMAFKVDALLSNKDDLKLIKKENRKKALEYSLENNLKRLNEIIANI, from the coding sequence TTGTCTTTCACTATCTCATTCAAAACAAAAACAAATTTAATTAGTAGTTTATTAAATCAAGAAAATATAAAAGAATTAGAAAAAAAATCACTTTTTTCTAAACTTTTTACTTCAAATAAAAATTTTGCAGATATATATTTTCACAGTGGAAATATTGATAAAGATTCAATTGAAAATATTAAAAATGCAAAAGCAACTATAGTAAATTCTCAAAACTTAAAACACAAAGTAATACTTCAAACAAATATTGATGCGTCAAAAGTTCATGTAGTTTATCCAAGTATTGATTTGTTATATGACAAACCTAAAACTATTAAAAAGAATCTTTGTGAAGAATTAAATATTGATTCTAAAAAAAGACTTATATTATTTACTTCAAAAAACTTTGAAAAAGCAGGTATAAAAGAGTTTATCCAAATAGTTGCAAGTTTAGGAAATGATAATTTTCATGTGTTAATTGCTGGAGATAAAAGGGAAATTACTACATTAAAATTTAAAATGTCAAAGATAAATCTTTTTGAACATATAACTTTACTAGAAGATTATGCAGATATTGATAAACTTTTTTTAGCAAGTGACATTTTTATATTACCATCTCATATACCAAATTTTGCAACAAATGTACTAAAAGCAATGTTTTGTAAATGTGCTGTATTTGTAACATCACTTAATGATTCTAATGAATTAGTAGATATTTTTGCAACTATGGATGAACCAGATGATAGGTCAATGGCTTTTAAAGTTGATGCTTTATTATCAAATAAAGATGATTTAAAATTAATAAAAAAAGAGAATAGAAAAAAAGCATTAGAATACAGTTTAGAGAACAATTTAAAAAGATTAAATGAGATAATCGCTAATATTTAA
- the rfbC gene encoding dTDP-4-dehydrorhamnose 3,5-epimerase — translation MNFIRTEIPDVVIIEPTVHGDNRGYFVETFRADKLEEFLGYKINFCQDNESKSSKGVLRGLHYQLPPHAQTKLVRVISGRVLDVAVDIRKNSPTFGKHVAVELSDENKRQLLVPRGFAHGFVVLEEDTVFAYKVDSYYSPECDRGIAFNDEKLGINWQLEHAELKLSNKDTKQPKLFNITDDKEIFEFGVNYYA, via the coding sequence ATGAATTTTATTAGAACTGAAATTCCTGATGTAGTTATTATTGAACCAACTGTTCACGGTGATAATAGAGGTTACTTTGTAGAAACATTTAGAGCAGATAAACTTGAAGAATTTCTTGGATATAAAATTAACTTCTGCCAAGATAATGAATCAAAATCTTCAAAAGGTGTTTTAAGAGGACTTCACTATCAATTACCACCACATGCTCAAACAAAACTTGTTAGAGTAATTTCTGGAAGAGTTTTAGATGTAGCAGTGGATATTAGAAAAAACTCTCCTACATTTGGTAAACACGTAGCAGTTGAATTAAGTGATGAGAATAAAAGACAACTATTAGTTCCAAGGGGATTTGCTCATGGTTTTGTAGTTTTAGAAGAAGATACCGTATTTGCTTATAAAGTGGATTCTTACTATTCTCCAGAATGTGATAGAGGAATTGCTTTTAATGATGAGAAATTAGGAATTAATTGGCAATTAGAACACGCTGAATTAAAACTATCAAATAAAGATACAAAACAACCAAAACTATTTAATATTACTGATGATAAAGAAATATTTGAGTTTGGAGTAAACTATTATGCTTAA
- a CDS encoding glycosyltransferase family 2 protein, whose protein sequence is METKKQNNLVTVGVALYNHENYIVKCLESIVKQTYKNIELIVIDDGSQDDSFQVAKDYLESQDFNKNYKIYTRPNKGMCNTLNEIAQQANGKYISFVGSDDYWFLNKIEEQVFFLESHPHYALVHSNSQVVDNDDNKKDILDYSTKKNTGFLFDSIYEGKGGINTTSHLYRTEVYGKIGYYDPSLKFEDTDFWLRLTKKYEVGYLNKIHTFYRWHENNLSGSKNLLSFYYEEIVKIYNKNIDDEKKRKKAISKIYKKAFQRAIRSFQLMYFVKYFYKYLKVKFR, encoded by the coding sequence ATGGAAACTAAAAAACAAAATAACCTAGTAACAGTTGGTGTTGCATTATATAATCACGAAAATTACATAGTTAAATGTTTAGAATCAATTGTGAAGCAAACATATAAAAATATTGAATTAATTGTAATTGATGATGGTTCTCAGGATGACTCTTTTCAAGTAGCAAAAGATTATTTAGAATCACAAGATTTTAATAAAAACTATAAAATTTACACAAGACCAAATAAAGGTATGTGCAATACTTTAAATGAGATTGCACAACAAGCAAATGGTAAGTATATATCTTTTGTGGGGTCTGATGATTATTGGTTTTTAAATAAAATTGAAGAACAAGTATTTTTTTTAGAATCTCATCCTCACTATGCATTAGTGCATTCTAATTCTCAAGTAGTCGATAATGATGATAATAAAAAAGATATTTTAGATTATTCAACTAAAAAAAATACAGGTTTCTTATTTGATTCAATATATGAGGGTAAAGGTGGAATTAATACTACATCTCATCTTTATAGAACGGAAGTGTATGGTAAAATAGGTTACTATGACCCAAGTTTAAAGTTTGAAGATACAGATTTCTGGCTTAGATTAACAAAAAAATATGAAGTAGGATATTTAAATAAGATACATACCTTTTATAGATGGCATGAAAATAATTTAAGTGGAAGTAAAAATTTACTTAGTTTTTATTACGAAGAAATTGTAAAAATTTATAATAAAAATATTGATGATGAAAAAAAGAGAAAAAAAGCTATATCAAAAATATACAAAAAAGCTTTTCAACGAGCAATTAGAAGTTTTCAATTAATGTATTTTGTTAAATATTTCTATAAATATCTAAAAGTAAAATTTAGATAA
- the rpmB gene encoding 50S ribosomal protein L28, whose protein sequence is MSRRCAISGKGPMVGNNVSHAKNRTKKRFLPNLRTVKVTLEDGTTQRIKISAKELRTLKKDS, encoded by the coding sequence ATGTCAAGAAGATGTGCAATATCAGGAAAAGGACCTATGGTTGGTAACAACGTAAGTCACGCAAAAAACAGAACAAAAAAGAGATTTTTACCAAACTTAAGAACAGTTAAAGTTACTTTAGAAGATGGAACAACTCAAAGAATTAAAATTTCTGCTAAAGAGTTAAGAACTCTTAAAAAAGACTCATAA